The Montipora foliosa isolate CH-2021 unplaced genomic scaffold, ASM3666993v2 scaffold_395, whole genome shotgun sequence DNA segment tattcaaggtgttcgattccgtcTCACGGTCTCTGGTATCCAACTCGaataagttactagagaattttccttttggtttcagtgttataCATAAAACTTTACGAAATATTAACGAGaactcgacgaagaggtaaatcagCGACTAAATTTCTTGTGCGTGTCGCGTGGCGATTTTAATTTCAAGctttttatgcaaatttttgacagagaatattaaattacaaaaaatattctACTTAAAGTTAGGGTCGCTAAAGAGCTTTATTTTTGGTAGTTAATTTGGACGAAAAATGTCACAAACACCTTTCCAGcgcaaaatttattgaaacaaacaaaatatttgctattagaagcaaaaaacccttccaATTTTAATTACGTGGGTGCAAACACAacagcaattttaaaaaaaatccaatatCACAATTCGGATCAAACACTTTtcggaagaaccttgaccgtaaataacgAAGCACAACAgaaacaacaagctttctttcaaataattaaaactgtgcagagttgagtacaaaataactgtaaattgccagacaactcagatgcgacttcagtcaacactgtgatgcattcaaggcgttcgattccttcaatgattgttaaacccatacaacatttgccatttgatttcagtgtcgTATATAATaccaaaaatgaaattgttgtcggaGACCATGCGTTACTCGTCGCTttcaagattccagatattcatttttcaccgcctttcttgttcatccaattgacgttccattcgtgagctccactaaaacaccattcgcgttacaatgactttcgtcGCCACTGAAGGTTAAccagaattagtgaaatttccaattgttaccggaagactgtgcagagttgagtacaaataaatacaaatagccagacaacagagataacaggtccacttaaggtgttcgattccttctctgtcgttgttgaacccataagttactagagaatttttcatttggtttcaggtaagaggctcagagtgcacgcttaaacttgtagtgaaagaagttgtgaggcaacttgaaaatgatcaacgtGTCaccctagaagccaatgtttctcgattcccttttattttcttcaatctttctggctttagtactttgctagtaaccacaggTCTTCttagggggctatttacctaagacttctaccacggcactacaatgatatacaataccaaaacaatatcgtgtactattagagctacatattacgcaaagacgacttgaatctcctggaagacaaaacgaagctcagttgacaatatgaaataaagcgctgtgttactgccctaccacacgtacgcaatgcgtgactattttttctaaagatcaCAGGACTTTTtatttctgacaaatgattaataggctggtagccaggtttttaacctccgAAAAAAGATCtatttcgtcgtatgaacgtgtgagccaaagggcctctgctggcacgacttctgggtgaccccttaactGGTCTTAATGActcccgacttgaaaaaattgactgaaacgctgtagttcaataccacccaactcagtcccttctgtttttgagtaacacgtaccacagggaacccagtgtacgctcatggggCGTCTAGTTTATATTGGTTCGATGGAGTGCTGTGGTaaatagactgcaaaacagttgTTTTCTACCAtttttcggaaggcgcgaagcgccgtaagcgtgatcctcgcgtgtgaagcgcgcgagcctcacaTGCCCGTAGTTGTGTTGCCATGTTCAGTCGTTTTGTCTTCGCTATTCGGAAGGCGCGAAGTTTCGTACGTTCGATTCAGTCGTGTTTTGGAAACAACGCCAAAAAAACCAGCCTCTCgtagagaaagaaaaccaaaagaGCGTCTGACAGTTGCAGATTGTGCGGTTGTTGTTTTAAAACGCAGTTTGGAAATTTTAGTTCAGCGGCAGAAAGGCTAAATTCATTCGATGTTATCTGCTCTCCCATAAAGGCTTTGAGCGGACAAATGACAATAATTGTCGGGCGTTCGACTGAAGATGCATTTGACGAGTTGGAGGCTCTGTTTTTCGCCAAAACAAACAGCTGCAATATCAGGCTTTTTCCAAAGCCCGTTGGAAGCACACCAAAAACATCTCTTCCTTTGAGAGGCGCTTCCACAGCTTCCTTTTGCTCCGATTTCAAAACAAATCCTAAATCGCTCGCAAGCGCATCCAATGTTGGAGACTGAAAATTATAGTCGTTGATTGCGTGAACTTAAGTAATTGTCGGTTTCGTTTCCTAAATCTTTAGGGTTTTATGAAAAACAGATCAATTAGAGAATGTGACAGACACCGGAAATTCCGTAGTGATCTAGGCATGAAtgtaaatttataatatttcGATAGCGTGGGATTTTTGACCGTGATTGACAACACTAGTGATTGAGACTGTATCAAGCGAGATTGTGTtaaataaacctaaaaatattACAACTTGTGACTTGTGGAGAACACTGCTTATTGGGAGGCGAGCATTCTTCATACCAAGTCCACGTCGTCCATTTTCCCGCGAGGTTACTGTTTTACTGTGAAACTGATACGGCGTCTATATCTTTTTGATGAGGTGTGATTGACATTTGATGACAGGCTGCGTCAGAATTAAACTAATGGAAATTTCCCGTTGCTGGAAGAACGGGTAATTTTGAACGAATTTAATATATGCATAGCGGACGGTCATATTTTTTCgcgtctctccccattctccctcgccgtttctacaTTCGTTCCAAACCTTTTATTTGACTATTTACCGCGTCGCTTGCGTTCGCAAtaaatacgactgttttgcagtctatgtGGTAAATGGTCTTTAAAACCAAACTTAacagtctgcaatcctatgaaaaacaaagttaggATTACAATGGTTATTACTAAGCGTTTAtttgaacccaaagacgaacaaaatagcaACATTTGTCTCGGAATATACGGAGTACTGTTGCAGAGAAatgactgtaacctgatcctccTACACACAGCTGTCAATTCTTGTTTGTCAAGATAAATGTCAGTCCCAAAGCATGGACCGCAAGGAATGAGCTGCAGTATTGCTCGTCCAGAAGATTGCGAACACTTAGCTAccttacgttctaattcgcttcgctcaaacgaacgtaaaacattttacccttaaattcccgtaatacaaacaaataccacGAGAAATATGGTAGGATGCGCAAGCGTATCCAAAACAGTATATTATAAGatagaaattacaaaaagaaattgttactgcacttttttttttttttttacaactcttTTAGATACTACTGTATGCAGAAACTAATCTACGCTCCATAATACGTTACAAACCTAAATACTTAGTTACATGCAACCTGTTTTCAAGGCTTTCTTCAACATACATATCCTTGGCAGAATCAGATTTCCACCTACCAGGAATTTTAAGTAGTCTTTCTGGAATCGAATTCCTACTATGGCGTACGGCAGCTGTAATGCCACCGGATCTTTAACTATGAAGACCATAAACATTAGGGTTGTATAGCCCAGCTGACTTAAGGTATCCCTTAAGATATCTCTACAGGTAGTATAAGAAATCTTTCCGCTCCTCAGGGTATAGCTAGAAGTACTACGGTGAAAAACAATTGGTCTAAATAAAGGGGAGGACTGTCTAAGTCAATACCAGATAAATCTAAATAACGTTGTAAAACACCAACAGGACAGTACTTAGATCCAGATGCACTAATATAGACGAAATTCCCTTCCCTATAAACATCTGTCTTACTACGAGGCACAAAAATTCTTATATAATCGCTGTGAAATTCGATATGCTCCGGAACGATATTGCATAATTCGTCATAACGAAAAAACCCTGCGAAGGCTAAAGAGCACAACGCAGCAATACGGAGATTCTTTAAATTAGCATCTTTCCTGTTATGAATATCTAAAATACGCCTTATAATTTCTGTGGAAATAGGCTTCTTTTTCATAACTGGCTATGACTTCTGGCGTTTAGCGGATTCGACgacatttctgcaaaattcGCTATCTAAAGGATTACGGATCCAAACTagggacaaaagaatgtaaccaTTTAAGGGCCGCATGGGCTAAAATTACTGAGGAGCTAGAAGCGGAAGACTGCTGAACTTCAAACAAATATAGAGAAACAACACTAAGAGGAAAAGGTAACTGCATGTTGAACTGTCTACTTTTAGACCAGTCCAAGAACTTTCTGATAACACGAACGTAAGCTTTAGTGGTCGAATCCGACCTGGACTTCAACATAACATTTAGCACTTCATAAACGTTGATTGAAGAAAACTGTTGAAAGCCTTTCCAAGAATTACTTGATAGCATAATCTGTAAAGACAAGAACAAAACATACATActagaagaacaaaagaaagacagaaCATCCTTTAATAACCGTACAAAAATCAGTCATTGATGAGGCCAGTGCCACGTAAGACGTTAAATGATCGTATGGGCCAGTGCCGCGTAGATCAACAACCATTGATGAGGCCAGTGCCACGTAAGACGTTAAATGATCGTATGGGCCAGTGCCGCGTAGATCAACAACCATTGATAGGCCAGTGCCACATAAATCAACTATACTCCTATTAGGACAGCACCATATGAAATGACAGACCAAACATTAGGCCAGTGCCTTACAAATAAACGGCATACTGCCTTGGCCAGCgccaacaactgaaaaaacatAGGCTAGTAGACACACCGTCCAATAAATTAATCAGTAAATTTTTAGATTTAAGATAATGTAATACGCGTGGGATGATACCAACTGGATGGACTACTAAGCAATTTTCCCCTCGAagagactgaaagaaaaatcaacACCCGAGGAATTGGGATTCCAAAACCTCGAGAAATACCTGGGGATCTTGCggttataataatttgcaaagcaaTCTACACTATGCAGACCCCACAAGccatcgagaaaaagaaaaaattcttcagtaaTTTGCCAATCATCAGTATCAATTAAACGACTTATATAAACAGCTTGTTGATTCGAAGTGCGAGGGATCCACTGTACATCTAAATGAATTCCCGATCGGATACAAATATCAAAAATCCCTCTGGCCATTTGTGCAAACCTAATTTCATGCTGCCCACTTCAACAATCTGAGCAGCTACTTGGCTATCCGTAAACCACTTAACATGTGATCCAACACTGAGGCAACTGATTGCAAAGAAACTCAATAACAGACAGTTCTCTCCACATTGAACTTTGACCTCTCTCGTTCTCCGACCACGTTTTGTGgcacacaaaatcattgttaAAATCAGTAATTGCTCCACCTCCGGTGGAACTGGCGTCAGAATACACAAAATAACTTGGTACCTTACTTACAAAGCAATACCTAGTGTTGATATTAACCATACTTTCCTTCCAAAAATACAGTTCTTCCTTGCAGTAATCGTCAAGAAGGGATATAGAATCCCAATTATCCCTGCACGCGGTGGACAAGACTCAATGTCTGGTCATTATCCTGCCAATGTTACCAACTACAGGCCAGGTAGAGATAACTTGACCTGTGAAGGAAGACAACTCTCTCGCGGTAACTTTGAAATCGGCTTCAATAATATGATCAATTGAGTTAATGATCTTAACAATTCTCCTTTCCACAATTTAAAAGTACCTAATGCAGCATTCCAGGTAATACCCAGCCAGTCCAATACTTGGGTGGGTTCCCATACCGATTTAtcttcattgacaacaaaaccTGCGTTGCACAAATCCGCCCTTACAGCCCGGGCCTTAATGAGACAACTTTCTCTATCCTGAACAATCGCCCAACCATCATCCAAGAAGATGGCTTTACAAAGACCCTGTACTCTccaataacattttttttttttttttttaaggcttcAAAACCTTAGTAAAAACCCAAGGGGCAGAGGACAGACCGAACGGGAccacagaaaaaacaaaatatttccttaatggAATCGGGCGCACGCCATGGTGTTTGGTGCTCTTGTGCAATGTCTACATGATGGTAACCACTTtttaaatcgaaggaaaacatGAACCACCCTTCACAAAATAAGACATAGCAATTTTCCAGTCCTCTTACTTAAcactttgcttaattaatgaCTTGTTGACATGACGCAAATCGAGAATAAGCTCTTCTTACCGCATGGTTGTTCAGAAACTGACAAAGGATTTACAACAAAAGGCTGCTCATTAACCAAACGCACCCGGTCTGAATTAAGGAGCTCAAGAACAGCTTGATCCACAAAAACAGCATAAATACAAGCCGActtattatttttcagttttacggCCAACGGAAAACTAATGAATGGCAGTCTGTAGCCATTTTCAATAATAGACAAAATGAAATCTGGAGCACCTATAGATCTgcagaaaactaaattattcTTCAGATTACCCTTAACACGTAATGAATGTCAGCTTTCAAGTTCGTTATCCTGTGTAAACTGATGTACCTGCGCCAAGGCATCATCATTGCTTTTGTTGAGCTGATTGGCCTGAGGTTGGCTTGTTGTAGGAGATTCCAGGGAAAGAATTGTAGCTAAGGGGCTGGTAACTTCCCGGCCAGAACAAGGATTGGCAGTGCTTAGCCCAGTGTCCAAATTTGCCGCATTTGAAACAGCGGAAGAAGTCGCCAAAAGCGTCTCTACGGCCTGAAAGATAAAGGCAATGACGAAACCTGTAGTAAacgggaggtggggggggggggggggaaggcttaaagcagaaagatgaataaactgtatggaaccgcaagcgtgaatggtactcaagagacagcggagggtataaatactaataactggccaatcctaacatacatgaaaaacagaatgcacaatagtgggtgcggcaggtgtgaaatgaaaacaccgcaactaattacttggaataccagcggaaaatatatttacgttctaattcgcttcgctcaaacgaacgtaaaacattttacccttaaattcccgtaatacaaacaaataccacGAGAAATATGGTAGGATGCGCAAGCGTATCCAAAACACCCATGATCATACAAAGTATAGAGGAGACTCTTTATCTTATACCACGAAAAAGTTGATTATCAGTGCCCAAAGCAATTCTTGGTTTCTTTCCACGATCACTGGAGAGTTGTTCTTTTTGGCGTCTCTTGCGACTCGCAGCTTCCCTTGCCTTCTTAAGACGTTTTTCATCTTCGGAGCCGATGCAAGTTCGTCTGACTCGTACTCGGCTACGACCTGCCAGCCGTCCATGCTTTTATCAGCGATTTTTATCAGCTTCTGCCGCTTTCGAATACGTTGCCTGCCTTCTTGGGAAAGCTTCTTGATTTGCGACAACTTTGGCTCGATGCTTTCGCTCTCGGTTTCACTACTTTCCAAAATGGTATCCAGCTCGGCATTAAGCTCAAATTGTTTCTGGTTTCCTTTGAACTTTAGCTGCACAACTTCTTTATCTAACTTACTTCTATGCTCGatttgctttcctttgtcttctaaTATTTTCTCAAGAAAATCTTTGAACATGGAAAAGACTTGATCAACGGCTGCTGAGTTGCCTCCACTGTCACCCGAAGACGTTTGGAATACTTCAGCCGAAGCGGACGAACCTTCGCTCTGTATCTGGTCGTTGGGCATCACACGAATAGATGGGCTTAAAGcagaaagatgaataaactgtatggaaccgcaagcgtgaatggtactcaagagacagcggagggtataaatactaataactggccaatcctaacatacatgaaaaacagaatgcacaatagtgggtgcggcaggtgtgaaatgaaaacaccgcaactaattacttggaataccagcggaaaat contains these protein-coding regions:
- the LOC137987910 gene encoding uncharacterized protein; translation: MPNDQIQSEGSSASAEVFQTSSGDSGGNSAAVDQVFSMFKDFLEKILEDKGKQIEHRSKLDKEVVQLKFKGNQKQFELNAELDTILESTEYESDELASAPKMKNVLRRQGKLRVARDAKKNNSPVIVERNQELLWALIINFFVAVETLLATSSAVSNAANLDTGLSTANPCSGREVTSPLATILSLESPTTSQPQANQLNKSNDDALAQVKLSLPGL